One Phaeobacter gallaeciensis DSM 26640 genomic window carries:
- the repA gene encoding plasmid partitioning protein RepA — MTNSSRPPSQIAREIADLLEAAINSETLKALMPEGKKTMRKFQSKEVAELLGVQPTFLRQMHMKDIIPEPADKRSNGRFYSAQEIWEMRSILEQSARTPGTYRPWRTGDEKLQVWQFMNFKGGCAKTTSCVHMANFLALKGYRVLAIDLDSQASLTAMCQQEITATANKPNIYSALRPNDPVKMADVIVPTTLPGLDLAPADLDLENFTFEFAARGSQFKSRLEDAIAQVADRYDLVLIDSPPRLDFVTMTGMAATTSAIITFAPSMMDLDSTVKFTRMASEYMEVLEEHSLEKPIVYDNLKFLITRYSPSIQTETNLVSFVRATLQDHIMLPEVLHSAAITDAGLTKQTIFEVDRKDFSPKTYDRARASMDRVGYELLKLIRNTWGRD; from the coding sequence ATGACAAACAGCAGCAGACCACCGTCGCAAATCGCCAGAGAGATCGCAGATCTACTGGAAGCAGCCATCAACAGCGAAACCCTGAAGGCCCTTATGCCTGAAGGCAAGAAGACGATGCGCAAGTTTCAGTCGAAAGAGGTTGCCGAACTATTGGGCGTTCAGCCCACCTTCTTGCGCCAGATGCACATGAAGGACATCATCCCAGAACCAGCGGACAAGCGGTCGAATGGCCGGTTCTATAGCGCTCAGGAAATCTGGGAGATGCGCAGCATCCTTGAGCAATCCGCGCGGACACCTGGAACCTATAGGCCATGGAGAACAGGCGACGAGAAGCTGCAGGTTTGGCAATTCATGAATTTCAAGGGTGGCTGCGCGAAGACGACCTCATGCGTCCATATGGCCAATTTTCTGGCCCTGAAAGGCTATCGCGTCCTAGCCATCGATCTGGATTCCCAGGCATCTCTTACCGCTATGTGTCAGCAGGAAATCACTGCCACAGCAAATAAGCCAAATATCTACAGCGCGCTTCGGCCAAATGATCCGGTCAAGATGGCAGATGTGATTGTGCCGACGACCCTGCCGGGACTAGATCTCGCACCGGCTGATCTTGACCTTGAAAACTTCACTTTTGAATTTGCGGCGCGCGGCTCTCAGTTTAAATCCCGCTTGGAAGATGCAATCGCTCAAGTAGCTGACCGCTACGATCTGGTGCTGATCGACAGCCCACCAAGGCTGGATTTTGTGACGATGACCGGGATGGCCGCAACCACATCGGCCATCATCACGTTTGCACCGTCAATGATGGACCTAGATTCCACGGTGAAGTTCACGAGGATGGCCAGCGAGTACATGGAAGTCCTCGAAGAACACAGCTTGGAAAAACCAATCGTATACGACAACTTGAAATTCTTGATCACCAGATACAGCCCAAGCATCCAAACCGAGACAAACCTTGTTTCGTTTGTAAGAGCGACACTGCAAGATCATATTATGTTGCCCGAAGTGCTGCATTCAGCGGCGATCACAGATGCAGGGCTGACAAAACAGACGATCTTTGAAGTGGACAGGAAAGATTTCAGCCCCAAGACATACGACCGCGCACGGGCGTCGATGGACAGAGTAGGTTACGAGCTTTTGAAATTGATCCGCAATACGTGGGGGCGTGACTGA